Proteins found in one Actinokineospora alba genomic segment:
- a CDS encoding Hsp20/alpha crystallin family protein: MLMRTDPFRELDRLTQQFFGTNGTTTRPAVMPMDAYRSGNEYVVQFDLPGVAPESIDLDIERDVLTVKAERKADFGEDVEVTAAERPRGLFSRQLFLGETLDVDNVAATYDAGVLTLRIPIAEQAKPRKITVAAGAGRKEINA; encoded by the coding sequence ATGTTGATGCGGACCGACCCGTTCCGCGAGCTGGATCGACTGACCCAGCAGTTCTTCGGCACCAACGGCACCACGACCCGCCCCGCGGTCATGCCGATGGACGCCTACCGCAGCGGCAACGAGTACGTCGTCCAGTTCGACCTGCCCGGCGTGGCCCCGGAGTCCATCGACCTGGACATCGAACGCGACGTGCTCACGGTGAAGGCGGAGCGCAAGGCCGACTTCGGCGAGGATGTCGAGGTCACGGCCGCGGAGCGCCCGCGCGGGCTGTTCTCCCGGCAGCTGTTCCTCGGCGAGACCCTGGACGTCGACAACGTCGCCGCCACCTATGACGCGGGTGTCCTGACCCTGCGCATCCCCATCGCCGAACAGGCCAAGCCCCGCAAGATCACCGTCGCCGCGGGCGCGGGACGCAAAGAGATCAACGCCTGA
- a CDS encoding MerR family transcriptional regulator — protein MTNQGPEGDGVGGLGRLDDPEYPAFTIGQAATLLTVQQAFLRSLDAAGIVSPERSGGGHRRYSRRQLETITRLRELLDQGHPLAAAARIVGLQNDLAAANAEISDLRDQLREREA, from the coding sequence ATGACGAACCAGGGGCCCGAGGGCGACGGCGTGGGCGGGTTGGGCAGGCTCGACGACCCGGAGTACCCGGCGTTCACCATCGGGCAGGCGGCGACCCTGCTCACCGTCCAACAGGCGTTCCTCCGAAGCCTCGACGCCGCCGGGATCGTCTCGCCCGAGCGGTCCGGGGGCGGGCACCGCCGCTACTCGCGCCGACAACTGGAGACCATCACCCGCCTGCGGGAACTGCTCGACCAGGGCCACCCGCTCGCGGCCGCCGCCCGCATCGTGGGCCTGCAGAACGATCTGGCCGCCGCGAACGCCGAGATCAGCGACCTGCGCGACCAACTCCGCGAACGCGAAGCCTGA
- a CDS encoding ABC-F family ATP-binding cassette domain-containing protein has product MSMSILHATELVKSYGDRRVLDGVSLTASPGRRVGLVGENGVGKSTLLRLLAGVEEPDSGTVERPSDCGFLWQETPFAPDATVRDVVDDALADIRAAKARLDELAALLEKRPDDPDVLAEYGEALGWAQDHDLWDADRRAELVLHGLGLATVDTTRRLDAISGGQRSRLALAALLIRRPRALLLDEPTNHLDDEAVAFVERELTALPGVVVVASHDRVFLDEVCTDIVDLDPARGGVTRYGGAYSDYLVAKRAERARWVRRYLAEQTELGELRVAVDVTARAVNHAREMKDNNKMSYGMIGDRVQKQISRRVRNAQQRLDELVRTRIAEPPEPLRFSAALTGQSAADRPALALREVRVDGRLEIGALDVPGSARLLVTGPNGSGKSTLLTVLAGRLAPDAGAVWRDRGVRVGLLEQDVVFPDARATARTLYAKAAQAGAVPLTQLGLLPPRDLDRPVGALSVGQRRRVALALLIARPPQVLLLDEPTNHLSLSLAEELEEALGTAPGAVVIATHDRWLRRTWDGPELALVEGRVA; this is encoded by the coding sequence ATGTCTATGTCAATTCTGCATGCGACCGAGCTGGTCAAGTCCTATGGCGACCGTCGGGTCCTCGACGGTGTGTCGCTGACCGCGTCGCCGGGGCGGCGGGTTGGGCTGGTGGGGGAGAACGGCGTGGGCAAGTCCACCCTGCTCCGGCTGCTGGCCGGGGTGGAGGAGCCGGACTCCGGGACGGTCGAACGACCCTCCGACTGCGGATTCCTCTGGCAGGAGACGCCGTTCGCCCCCGACGCGACCGTGCGTGACGTGGTCGACGACGCGCTCGCCGACATCCGGGCCGCCAAGGCGCGGCTGGACGAGCTGGCCGCGCTGCTGGAGAAGCGCCCGGACGACCCGGACGTGCTCGCGGAGTACGGCGAGGCGCTCGGCTGGGCGCAGGACCACGACCTGTGGGACGCCGACCGGCGCGCCGAACTCGTGCTGCACGGGCTCGGACTGGCCACAGTGGACACAACTCGACGGCTGGACGCCATCTCCGGTGGGCAGCGGTCCCGGCTGGCGCTGGCCGCGCTGTTGATCCGTCGGCCGCGGGCGCTGCTGCTCGACGAGCCGACCAACCACCTCGACGACGAGGCGGTCGCCTTCGTCGAGCGGGAGCTGACCGCGTTGCCCGGGGTGGTCGTGGTCGCCTCACACGACCGGGTCTTCCTCGACGAGGTGTGCACCGACATCGTCGACCTCGACCCGGCGCGCGGCGGCGTGACCCGGTACGGCGGCGCCTACAGCGACTACCTGGTGGCCAAACGCGCCGAGCGGGCGCGGTGGGTGCGGCGGTATCTCGCTGAGCAGACCGAGCTCGGCGAGCTGCGCGTGGCGGTCGACGTGACAGCCCGCGCGGTGAACCATGCCCGCGAGATGAAGGACAACAACAAGATGTCCTACGGCATGATCGGCGACCGGGTGCAGAAGCAGATCTCGCGCCGCGTGCGCAACGCCCAGCAGCGGCTTGACGAGCTCGTTCGCACCCGGATCGCCGAACCCCCGGAGCCGCTGCGGTTCAGCGCCGCGCTCACCGGGCAGTCGGCGGCGGACCGGCCCGCGCTGGCCCTGCGCGAGGTTCGGGTCGACGGACGCCTGGAGATCGGCGCCCTCGACGTGCCGGGTTCGGCGCGGCTGCTGGTCACCGGCCCCAACGGGTCGGGCAAGTCGACGCTGCTGACGGTGCTCGCCGGGCGGCTCGCGCCGGACGCCGGTGCCGTGTGGCGCGACCGCGGTGTCCGGGTCGGCCTGCTGGAGCAGGACGTCGTGTTCCCCGACGCCCGCGCCACGGCGCGAACGCTGTACGCCAAGGCCGCGCAGGCGGGTGCGGTGCCGCTGACCCAGCTGGGCCTGCTGCCGCCGCGGGACCTGGACCGGCCGGTGGGTGCCCTGTCGGTCGGGCAGCGCAGGCGGGTGGCGTTGGCGCTGCTGATCGCCCGCCCGCCGCAGGTGCTGCTGCTCGACGAGCCGACCAACCACCTCTCGCTCAGTCTGGCCGAGGAGTTGGAGGAAGCGCTCGGCACCGCTCCCGGCGCCGTCGTGATCGCCACCCACGACCGCTGGCTCCGCCGAACGTGGGACGGCCCGGAACTGGCCTTGGTCGAGGGCCGAGTCGCCTGA
- a CDS encoding HAD domain-containing protein — MSRGLLLIDVDGPLNPFAAKPTRRPPGYETFRLTPNGGWHTGPAARRHRGMRVWLRPDHGELLLRVAADTGLELVWATTWTHEANTYIGRTIGLPELPVIEFPERDLRVGHGWRADGGWKWPAVADYAAGRPLAWLDDELVGHDTFGPARAAFDQARASTQTLLCHVDPRHGLRPDQLTAVRAWAAGLTDPSA, encoded by the coding sequence ATGTCCCGTGGACTGCTGCTGATCGACGTGGACGGACCGCTGAACCCCTTCGCGGCCAAGCCGACTCGGCGGCCACCGGGGTACGAGACGTTCCGCCTGACCCCGAATGGCGGCTGGCACACCGGACCGGCGGCCCGCCGACACCGGGGCATGCGGGTCTGGCTGCGGCCCGACCACGGCGAACTGCTGCTGCGGGTCGCCGCGGACACGGGCCTGGAGCTGGTGTGGGCCACGACGTGGACGCACGAGGCCAACACGTACATCGGGCGGACGATCGGCCTGCCGGAGCTGCCGGTCATCGAGTTCCCGGAACGGGATCTGCGGGTCGGCCACGGCTGGCGGGCCGACGGCGGCTGGAAGTGGCCCGCGGTCGCGGATTACGCCGCGGGCAGGCCACTGGCCTGGCTGGACGACGAACTCGTCGGCCACGACACGTTCGGCCCGGCGCGGGCGGCGTTCGACCAGGCCCGGGCGTCGACACAGACGCTGCTGTGTCACGTCGATCCGAGACACGGGCTGCGGCCCGACCAGCTCACCGCGGTCCGTGCCTGGGCCGCGGGTCTGACCGACCCGTCCGCTTGA